Proteins encoded within one genomic window of Microbacterium sp. LKL04:
- a CDS encoding helix-turn-helix domain-containing protein, which produces MSDISDVRFLTVAEVADLMRVSKMTVYRLVHSGELPAVRFGRSYRVPETAVTAALQRPIADVG; this is translated from the coding sequence ATGTCGGACATCTCGGATGTGCGCTTTCTCACTGTCGCTGAGGTCGCTGACCTCATGCGCGTGTCGAAGATGACCGTCTATCGCCTGGTGCACTCCGGCGAGCTTCCCGCCGTCCGCTTCGGTCGCAGCTACCGCGTTCCCGAAACCGCCGTCACAGCAGCGTTGCAACGTCCTATCGCTGACGTCGGCTAG
- a CDS encoding ArsR/SmtB family transcription factor, which produces MADIFDVIADGTRRDILQLLRERGASGEKGTSVSQIVSALGVSQPTVSKHLKVLREASLVSVREDGQHRYYSLSPAPLDAVDDWLFPFFAVDDEDAATPHALTESAAHAAEVVGRAAASAKHAVTSVFNKLPGR; this is translated from the coding sequence ATGGCGGACATCTTCGACGTGATCGCCGACGGGACCCGTCGGGACATCCTCCAGCTCCTCCGCGAACGCGGGGCGTCGGGGGAGAAGGGGACGAGCGTCTCCCAGATCGTGTCGGCGCTCGGCGTGAGCCAGCCGACGGTCTCCAAGCACCTCAAGGTGCTGCGGGAGGCATCCCTCGTCTCCGTCCGCGAGGACGGGCAGCACCGGTACTACAGCCTGTCTCCGGCGCCCCTCGACGCCGTCGACGACTGGCTGTTCCCGTTCTTCGCCGTCGACGACGAGGATGCGGCGACGCCGCACGCCCTCACCGAGAGCGCCGCTCATGCCGCCGAGGTTGTGGGTCGAGCAGCCGCGTCGGCGAAGCACGCGGTGACGAGCGTCTTCAACAAGCTCCCCGGTCGCTGA
- a CDS encoding MarR family winged helix-turn-helix transcriptional regulator, with translation MTERADLIDRIRAAWAASMPAMDTAPIDVWGRLNRTSALATAQIERLLADSGVSRSEFDVLCVLARMDRPLRASEVTAETMLSGAATTKLTTRLESVGLLRRERSDRDGRAVQLSLTDAGRAVVEREMPRALAHDERLLGGFSESERAELADLLARLLANAQREI, from the coding sequence GTGACCGAGCGCGCCGACCTGATCGACCGCATCCGTGCTGCCTGGGCGGCGTCGATGCCCGCGATGGACACCGCGCCCATCGATGTCTGGGGCAGACTCAACCGGACGAGCGCACTCGCCACGGCCCAGATCGAACGTCTGCTCGCCGACAGCGGTGTCTCGCGGTCCGAGTTCGACGTCCTCTGCGTCCTCGCCCGAATGGATCGCCCGCTCCGCGCGAGCGAGGTGACCGCCGAGACGATGCTCAGCGGGGCGGCGACGACGAAGCTCACGACGCGGCTCGAGTCGGTCGGCCTCCTGCGTCGCGAGCGTTCCGACCGCGACGGTCGGGCGGTGCAGCTGTCGTTGACGGATGCCGGGCGCGCCGTCGTCGAGCGGGAGATGCCCCGCGCGCTCGCCCACGACGAGCGGCTGCTGGGCGGGTTCAGCGAGAGTGAGCGGGCCGAGCTCGCCGACCTCCTCGCGCGCCTTCTCGCGAACGCGCAGCGGGAGATCTGA
- a CDS encoding TrkH family potassium uptake protein has protein sequence MTGLAVDERAPRRGPAWHRRAFSAMRDLATASPSRFAVLIFSALILLFTAIFSLPVMASDGQVTPLPDALFTAVSTICVTGLATVDMATHWSPLGHVVVFIGVNVGALGVLTLASILGLVISKRLGLRAKLLAAGDSNPMRAHGGPVNEGQAVRLGEVGQLLATVALSTLVIEAALAVLLYPMLLASGVDALTALWEAPYYAAMAFTNTGFSPNAEGLAPFAQNYLLLSVLMVGVFLGSIGFPVIYALWKHHWHVRKWSIHVKLTLITTVVLFIAGAIAFVILEYGNPKTFGTMDAWDTTFQALFLSAMTRSGGFSIIDIGELHESSIVVGSMLMFVGGGSASTAGGIKVTTLAVLALAVWSEAKGRPSVSAFGRRIPSDVQRVALSVVAWGATIVALSTITIAHLTKAPLDEVLFDVVSGFATVGLSTGLTQELPDPAVFVMALTMFMGRVGTVTLAAAVAATSRTQHYALPVERPIVG, from the coding sequence ATGACGGGCCTGGCCGTCGACGAGCGCGCCCCCCGGCGCGGACCGGCGTGGCACCGCCGCGCATTCTCCGCGATGCGCGACCTCGCCACGGCGTCGCCGTCCCGCTTCGCCGTCCTCATCTTCTCGGCGCTCATCCTGCTGTTCACGGCGATCTTCTCCTTGCCCGTGATGGCGTCGGACGGGCAGGTCACCCCGCTCCCCGACGCGCTGTTCACCGCGGTGTCGACGATCTGCGTCACGGGACTCGCGACGGTCGACATGGCGACTCACTGGTCTCCGCTCGGCCACGTCGTGGTCTTCATCGGCGTCAACGTGGGCGCCCTCGGCGTGCTCACCCTCGCCTCGATCCTCGGCCTCGTCATCTCGAAGCGATTGGGCCTGCGAGCCAAGCTCCTCGCCGCCGGCGACAGCAACCCGATGCGCGCCCACGGCGGCCCGGTCAACGAGGGCCAAGCCGTCCGGCTGGGCGAGGTCGGCCAGCTGCTGGCGACCGTCGCCCTGTCGACGCTCGTGATCGAGGCCGCCCTCGCGGTCCTCCTCTACCCGATGCTGCTCGCCAGCGGGGTCGACGCACTGACCGCCCTGTGGGAGGCCCCGTACTACGCCGCGATGGCGTTCACGAACACGGGGTTCTCACCGAACGCCGAGGGGCTCGCACCCTTCGCCCAGAACTACCTCCTGCTGAGCGTCCTGATGGTGGGCGTCTTCCTCGGCTCGATCGGGTTCCCCGTCATCTACGCCCTGTGGAAGCACCACTGGCACGTGCGCAAGTGGTCGATCCACGTGAAGCTCACGCTCATCACGACCGTCGTCCTGTTCATCGCGGGAGCGATCGCCTTCGTCATCCTCGAGTACGGGAACCCGAAGACCTTCGGCACGATGGATGCCTGGGACACCACCTTCCAGGCTCTGTTCCTCTCCGCGATGACCCGCTCGGGCGGATTCTCGATCATCGACATCGGAGAGCTGCACGAGTCGTCGATCGTCGTCGGATCCATGCTCATGTTCGTCGGCGGCGGCTCCGCCTCGACCGCCGGCGGCATCAAGGTCACGACGCTCGCGGTCCTCGCCCTCGCGGTGTGGTCCGAGGCGAAGGGACGTCCGAGCGTCTCGGCGTTCGGCCGCCGCATCCCGAGCGACGTCCAGCGCGTCGCGCTGTCCGTCGTCGCGTGGGGCGCGACGATCGTCGCCCTGTCGACCATCACCATCGCCCACCTGACCAAAGCACCCCTCGACGAGGTGCTCTTCGACGTCGTGTCGGGCTTCGCGACGGTCGGCCTGTCGACGGGGCTGACGCAGGAGCTGCCCGACCCCGCCGTCTTCGTCATGGCGCTGACGATGTTCATGGGACGCGTTGGTACAGTCACACTCGCGGCCGCCGTGGCCGCGACCAGCCGAACGCAGCACTACGCGCTGCCCGTGGAAAGGCCCATCGTTGGTTGA
- a CDS encoding ABC transporter permease subunit gives MGGRGPVTALAPAGSPVTGSPLPRSRHIGWAWLGLVPFLAYLALFLLLPTILAVVTGFQDDRGAFTWDNVTALVDPVITATFWNSTWVSLLTAVIGAVIGALVCFAMLGLPETGAVRASVDAASGVLAQFGGVMLAFVMVATLGTQGVVTRFLAEAFGIDIFAQGAWIYSLPGLIPAYIVFQVPLMVITFMPALGALRPQWAEAHLTLGGTRAGFWLHVGLPVLAPSFLASFLLLFTNAFSSYATAAALASQGSSIVPLQIRTALTSETVLGRENLAGSLALGMIVVVAAAMVVYNLVQRRASRWHA, from the coding sequence ATGGGCGGCCGCGGTCCAGTGACCGCGCTCGCCCCGGCGGGGAGCCCGGTCACGGGCTCCCCGCTCCCCCGCTCCCGCCACATCGGGTGGGCGTGGCTCGGCCTCGTGCCGTTCCTTGCCTACCTCGCGCTGTTCCTCCTGCTACCGACGATCCTCGCGGTCGTCACCGGCTTCCAGGACGACCGCGGCGCTTTCACGTGGGACAACGTGACGGCGCTCGTCGATCCGGTGATCACCGCGACGTTCTGGAACTCGACCTGGGTCTCCCTGCTCACCGCGGTCATCGGCGCCGTCATCGGCGCCCTCGTCTGCTTCGCGATGCTGGGGCTACCCGAGACGGGCGCCGTGCGCGCGTCGGTGGATGCCGCATCCGGCGTCCTCGCGCAGTTCGGCGGCGTCATGCTCGCCTTCGTCATGGTCGCGACCCTCGGCACCCAGGGCGTCGTCACGCGGTTCCTCGCGGAGGCGTTCGGCATCGACATCTTCGCTCAGGGTGCGTGGATCTACTCGCTGCCCGGACTCATCCCCGCCTACATCGTCTTCCAGGTGCCGCTCATGGTCATCACCTTCATGCCGGCCCTCGGCGCCCTCCGCCCGCAGTGGGCCGAGGCGCACCTGACCCTGGGCGGCACGCGAGCCGGATTCTGGCTCCACGTGGGGCTGCCGGTCCTCGCGCCGTCCTTCCTCGCGAGCTTCCTCCTGCTGTTCACGAACGCGTTCTCGTCGTACGCGACGGCGGCGGCACTCGCCAGCCAGGGGTCGTCCATCGTCCCGCTGCAGATCCGCACGGCGCTCACGAGCGAGACCGTGCTCGGGCGCGAGAACCTCGCGGGCTCGCTCGCGCTCGGGATGATCGTCGTCGTCGCGGCGGCCATGGTCGTCTACAACCTCGTGCAGCGGCGGGCGTCGAGGTGGCACGCATGA
- a CDS encoding 30S ribosomal protein bS22, translating into MGSVIKKRRKRMAKKKHRKLLRKTRHQRRNKK; encoded by the coding sequence GTGGGTTCAGTCATCAAGAAGCGCCGCAAGCGCATGGCGAAGAAGAAGCACCGCAAGCTGCTTCGCAAGACTCGCCACCAGCGCCGCAACAAGAAGTAA
- a CDS encoding potassium channel family protein: protein MVEQLRSDSPVLVIGLGRFGAACAGELDRLDRDVLAIDDSLDLVQKWSERVTHAVQADARNIEALKQIGAQDFQVAVVAVGSSIEASVLITANLVDLKVPQIWAKAVSQSHGKILARVGANHVIYPEREAGERVAHLVSGRMLDFIRFDDDFVLAKMYPPRFIRGVGLNESGVRSKYNVTVVGVKSPGKPFRYAEATTVVTNHDLIIVSGTNSDIERFASLDR, encoded by the coding sequence TTGGTTGAGCAGTTGCGCAGCGATTCGCCCGTCCTCGTCATCGGACTCGGTCGCTTCGGCGCCGCGTGCGCGGGCGAGCTCGACCGGCTCGACCGAGATGTCCTCGCGATCGACGACAGCCTCGACCTCGTGCAGAAGTGGTCGGAGCGCGTCACGCACGCCGTCCAGGCCGACGCGCGCAACATCGAGGCGCTGAAGCAGATCGGCGCGCAGGACTTCCAGGTCGCCGTCGTCGCCGTCGGCTCCTCGATCGAGGCATCCGTCCTCATCACCGCCAACCTCGTCGACCTCAAGGTCCCGCAGATCTGGGCCAAGGCGGTCTCGCAATCGCACGGCAAGATCCTCGCCCGCGTCGGAGCGAACCACGTCATCTACCCCGAGCGCGAGGCCGGCGAGCGCGTCGCGCACCTCGTGAGCGGCCGGATGCTCGACTTCATCCGGTTCGACGACGACTTCGTGCTGGCCAAGATGTACCCTCCGCGCTTCATCCGCGGCGTCGGCCTGAACGAATCCGGAGTCCGCTCGAAGTACAACGTCACCGTGGTCGGGGTGAAGAGCCCCGGCAAGCCGTTCCGGTACGCAGAAGCGACGACCGTCGTCACCAATCACGACCTCATCATCGTGTCCGGGACGAACTCCGACATCGAGCGGTTTGCCTCGCTCGACCGCTGA
- a CDS encoding glutaredoxin family protein — protein MTALTLISKPDCHLCDVAREIVDTVVADLPEGQVDVEELSIADDAELYAMWWEKIPVVLIDGDLHAHWRVSADRLRTALTESARA, from the coding sequence GTGACCGCACTCACCCTCATCTCCAAACCCGACTGCCACCTCTGCGATGTCGCCCGCGAGATCGTCGACACCGTCGTCGCGGACCTCCCCGAGGGTCAGGTCGACGTCGAGGAGCTGTCGATCGCCGACGACGCGGAGCTCTACGCGATGTGGTGGGAGAAGATCCCCGTCGTCTTGATCGACGGGGACCTGCACGCGCACTGGCGCGTGTCGGCCGACCGCCTGCGCACGGCCCTGACCGAGAGCGCCCGAGCATGA
- a CDS encoding ABC transporter permease: protein MSRSPLAPSRTSRWAIGILVGLVFTVPFAATLLFTLTAADGSLTLDRWAALFDPARAAAYRPVWAGLINSLILAVVTVAIVLVVLAPTMVLVALRYPRLRRVFEFFALLPITIPAIVLVVGLAPIYLTIGRSLGTGAWTLAFAYGVVVLPFAYRSIQASIDAVDLQTLTEAARTLGAGWPTVLLRVIAPNLRQGLLAASLITVAVVLGEFTIASLLNRQVLQTGLVLINKQDAWASAIFTLLALAFAFALLLIIGRAGRVGAGRKTP from the coding sequence ATGAGCCGCTCCCCGCTCGCCCCCTCCCGCACGTCGCGGTGGGCCATCGGCATCCTCGTCGGCCTGGTGTTCACCGTCCCATTCGCCGCGACCCTGCTGTTCACCCTGACCGCCGCGGACGGAAGCCTCACCCTCGACCGCTGGGCGGCGCTGTTCGATCCCGCGCGCGCGGCGGCCTACCGCCCGGTCTGGGCGGGCCTGATCAACTCCCTGATCCTCGCGGTCGTGACCGTCGCGATCGTCCTCGTCGTGCTCGCCCCGACGATGGTCCTGGTCGCGCTGCGCTACCCGCGGCTGCGACGAGTGTTCGAGTTCTTCGCGCTCCTGCCGATCACGATCCCGGCGATCGTGCTGGTCGTCGGCCTCGCCCCGATCTACCTGACGATCGGCCGGTCGCTCGGCACGGGGGCGTGGACCCTCGCCTTCGCGTACGGGGTGGTCGTCCTGCCCTTCGCCTACCGCTCCATCCAGGCATCCATCGACGCCGTCGACCTGCAGACGCTCACCGAGGCGGCCCGCACACTCGGCGCCGGGTGGCCGACGGTGCTGCTGCGCGTCATCGCGCCGAACCTGCGACAGGGGCTGCTCGCGGCATCCCTCATCACCGTGGCCGTCGTCCTCGGGGAGTTCACGATCGCGTCGCTCCTGAACCGTCAGGTGCTGCAGACGGGACTCGTCCTCATCAACAAGCAGGATGCCTGGGCCTCGGCGATCTTCACGTTGCTCGCCCTCGCCTTCGCGTTCGCGCTCCTGCTCATCATCGGCCGCGCGGGACGCGTCGGCGCCGGAAGGAAGACCCCATGA
- a CDS encoding nucleoside deaminase, with protein MVRALELAASAPAHGDVPVGAAVMRAGRIIGEGRNLRERDGDPLAHAEIVALRAAASALGSWNLEECTLVVTLEPCVMCAGAILQTRVGRVVFGAWDEKAGAAGSVHDLLRDRRMPHRAEVLGGVRAGESADLLRAFFDAKR; from the coding sequence ATGGTCCGGGCGCTGGAACTGGCGGCATCCGCCCCCGCGCACGGCGATGTGCCCGTCGGCGCCGCCGTCATGCGCGCGGGCCGCATCATCGGCGAAGGCCGGAATCTGCGCGAGCGCGACGGGGATCCGCTCGCGCACGCCGAGATCGTCGCGCTGCGGGCGGCGGCATCCGCTCTCGGGTCGTGGAACCTCGAGGAGTGCACCCTCGTCGTCACCCTCGAGCCGTGCGTCATGTGCGCGGGGGCGATCCTGCAGACGCGCGTCGGTCGGGTCGTCTTCGGCGCGTGGGATGAGAAGGCGGGTGCGGCCGGGTCGGTCCACGACCTGCTGCGCGACAGGCGGATGCCACACCGCGCCGAAGTCCTCGGCGGGGTGCGCGCGGGGGAGTCGGCCGACCTGCTGCGCGCCTTCTTCGACGCGAAGCGCTGA
- the proC gene encoding pyrroline-5-carboxylate reductase, translating to MTHHLPPVAILGAGSMGGAIAQGIARSGEATSVVVTNRTAAKARELDGLDAVTSIALADEPSANTDAAASADILLIGVKPALVPDVLREIAGALRPGTIVVSLAAGVTIETFEAIVGPGIPVIRSMPNTPAVVGKAVTGLAAGSTATPEHVALVRRLFETCGVVIEVPETQIDALSTISGSGPAYVFLLVEALTEAARGKGFDEADARLMAEQTFIGATALLAASGEDPAELRRRVTSPKGTTERAIGVLQTGNLDGLFSQATDAALARARELATGV from the coding sequence ATGACGCACCACCTTCCTCCCGTCGCCATTCTCGGAGCAGGTTCCATGGGAGGTGCGATCGCCCAGGGCATCGCGCGCTCCGGAGAGGCGACGTCGGTCGTCGTGACCAACCGCACCGCCGCCAAGGCTCGCGAGCTCGACGGTCTCGACGCGGTGACGAGCATCGCGCTGGCGGACGAACCGAGCGCGAACACGGATGCCGCGGCATCCGCCGACATCCTCCTGATCGGCGTGAAGCCCGCCCTGGTCCCCGACGTGCTGCGCGAGATCGCGGGAGCGCTGCGGCCGGGGACGATCGTGGTCAGCCTGGCCGCGGGTGTCACGATCGAGACCTTCGAAGCCATCGTCGGTCCCGGGATCCCCGTCATCCGCTCGATGCCGAACACGCCGGCGGTCGTCGGCAAGGCGGTCACCGGCCTCGCTGCCGGATCGACCGCGACGCCGGAGCACGTCGCACTCGTGCGACGGCTGTTCGAGACGTGCGGTGTGGTCATCGAGGTGCCCGAGACGCAGATCGATGCGCTCTCGACCATCTCGGGGTCAGGCCCTGCATATGTCTTCCTGCTGGTCGAGGCCCTCACCGAGGCCGCACGGGGCAAGGGCTTCGACGAGGCCGATGCGCGCCTCATGGCGGAGCAGACCTTCATCGGCGCGACCGCGCTGCTCGCGGCATCCGGTGAGGATCCCGCCGAGCTCCGCCGCCGGGTCACGAGCCCGAAGGGTACGACCGAGCGGGCTATCGGCGTCCTGCAGACGGGGAACCTCGACGGTCTCTTCTCGCAGGCGACGGATGCCGCGCTGGCCCGCGCGCGGGAGCTCGCGACCGGCGTCTGA
- a CDS encoding MFS transporter, which yields MTALDTGTTSTTPAPETTAPRLLSQPPAVWAIAFAAMIAFMGIGLVGPILPTVAATLHAAPVETSFLFTSYLAVTASAMFFTSWLSTRIGTRAVMILGLSVIALAAVGCALSPTIGALIACRAVWGLGNALFLSTALASIVSASGGRSEHAVIFYEAALGIGLAVGPLVGGLLGEIGWFAAFWGTASLLAVGVVALLTLVRDPGHAAQRSSVGAPFRAFADKGLLAISVVAFLYNAGFFVTLSYTPYALELPAVGIGLVMMGFGIGLAIAGVLIAPRLTKRYSVVQVLFWFLVAFAATHVAASLSAGSRPLLVLCVVLLGVEIGAVNTILTEAAMEATTLPRAVASSAYSGFRFFGGAIGAPVGTALAVYGVGAPYAAAAVSAAVGAAILFAVRRVVGRADHTAVLTERTTAEDLTLGDA from the coding sequence ATGACCGCCCTCGACACCGGAACCACCTCGACCACCCCCGCTCCCGAGACCACCGCTCCGCGCCTGCTCTCGCAGCCGCCCGCCGTCTGGGCCATCGCCTTCGCCGCGATGATCGCGTTCATGGGGATCGGGCTCGTCGGCCCCATCCTCCCCACGGTCGCCGCCACGCTGCACGCCGCCCCGGTCGAGACGTCGTTCCTGTTCACGAGCTACCTCGCGGTGACCGCGTCGGCGATGTTCTTCACCAGTTGGCTGTCGACCCGCATCGGGACGCGCGCGGTGATGATCCTGGGACTCTCCGTCATCGCCCTCGCCGCCGTCGGGTGCGCTCTGTCGCCGACGATCGGCGCCCTGATCGCGTGCCGCGCCGTGTGGGGACTCGGCAATGCGCTGTTCCTCTCGACCGCGCTCGCATCGATCGTCTCGGCATCCGGTGGGCGCAGCGAGCACGCCGTCATCTTCTACGAGGCGGCGCTCGGCATCGGACTGGCCGTCGGGCCGCTCGTGGGCGGCCTGCTCGGCGAGATCGGCTGGTTCGCGGCGTTCTGGGGAACGGCATCCCTCCTCGCCGTCGGCGTCGTCGCCCTGCTCACCCTCGTCCGCGATCCGGGGCATGCCGCGCAGCGCAGCTCGGTCGGTGCGCCCTTCCGCGCCTTCGCCGACAAGGGACTGCTCGCGATCAGCGTCGTCGCCTTCCTCTACAACGCCGGCTTCTTCGTCACCCTGTCGTATACGCCATACGCCCTCGAGCTGCCGGCGGTCGGCATCGGCCTGGTCATGATGGGCTTCGGCATCGGCCTCGCGATCGCCGGCGTGCTCATCGCTCCGCGCCTCACGAAGCGGTACTCGGTCGTCCAGGTGCTGTTCTGGTTCCTCGTCGCGTTCGCCGCGACTCACGTTGCCGCCTCGCTCAGCGCGGGCTCGCGCCCCCTGCTCGTCCTCTGCGTCGTGCTCCTGGGCGTCGAGATCGGCGCCGTCAACACGATCCTCACCGAAGCGGCGATGGAGGCGACGACCCTGCCGCGCGCCGTCGCGAGCTCGGCCTACTCCGGGTTCCGCTTCTTCGGCGGCGCCATCGGCGCACCCGTCGGCACCGCCCTCGCGGTGTACGGCGTCGGTGCCCCCTATGCGGCCGCTGCGGTGTCTGCCGCGGTCGGCGCGGCGATCCTCTTCGCCGTGCGCCGCGTCGTGGGCCGAGCCGACCACACGGCGGTGCTCACCGAGCGCACGACGGCCGAGGATCTCACGCTCGGCGACGCCTGA
- a CDS encoding alpha/beta fold hydrolase, with translation MTLLDGISSRIIDTDRLGVNILERAGDDPATSPDRTVVLLHGGLSSALVWQELMQDLPAEFRIVAIDLRGFGGTEHMPVDASRGIRDLSDDVAAVLSQLDIDTPHLVGWDLGGAVALQYALDHPVRTILLESPVSPYGLGGTRLDGTRLTDDDAGCGAGMANAEFVRRLTARESGDEAPTSPRSIFRASFVAEDFTTEHEDLWIEAMLSTSTATGNYPGEAVPSPHWPGYAPGRFGVLNALAPSHFDVSAIVDLPVKPTILWVRGVLDPIISDTSFSDPNHLGALGILPDWPGADVAPAQPMVSQTREVLRRYTDAGGTATELALPGVGHTPHLERPAVFRRALLELTGYIGSPASPAPPTEAIILSSSD, from the coding sequence ATGACCCTCCTCGACGGAATCTCGTCCCGCATCATCGACACGGACCGCCTGGGCGTCAACATTCTCGAGCGCGCCGGCGACGACCCCGCGACCAGCCCCGACCGGACCGTCGTCCTCCTCCACGGTGGGCTCTCGTCGGCTCTCGTGTGGCAGGAGCTCATGCAGGACCTGCCTGCGGAGTTCCGCATCGTCGCGATCGATCTTCGCGGGTTCGGCGGAACGGAGCACATGCCCGTCGACGCGAGCCGCGGCATCCGCGACCTCAGCGACGATGTCGCCGCCGTGCTGTCGCAGCTCGACATCGACACCCCGCACCTCGTCGGCTGGGACCTCGGCGGAGCGGTCGCGCTGCAGTACGCGCTCGACCACCCGGTGAGGACGATCCTGCTCGAATCGCCCGTCTCTCCCTACGGGCTCGGCGGCACGCGCCTGGACGGCACGCGGCTGACGGACGACGATGCCGGATGCGGCGCGGGCATGGCGAACGCGGAGTTCGTCCGCCGCCTCACCGCGCGGGAGTCCGGCGACGAGGCTCCCACCTCCCCCCGCAGCATCTTCCGCGCGTCGTTCGTGGCGGAGGATTTCACCACCGAGCACGAGGACCTCTGGATCGAGGCGATGCTGTCGACCTCGACCGCGACCGGCAACTACCCGGGCGAGGCTGTCCCCAGTCCGCACTGGCCGGGCTACGCGCCGGGCCGGTTCGGCGTGCTGAACGCCCTCGCACCGTCGCACTTCGACGTGTCCGCCATCGTCGATCTGCCGGTCAAACCCACCATCCTGTGGGTGCGCGGCGTCCTCGATCCGATCATCTCGGACACGTCCTTCTCCGACCCGAACCACCTCGGCGCGCTCGGGATCCTGCCGGACTGGCCGGGCGCCGACGTCGCTCCCGCCCAGCCGATGGTGTCGCAGACCCGCGAGGTCCTGCGCCGCTACACGGATGCCGGGGGCACCGCGACCGAGCTCGCGCTCCCCGGCGTCGGCCACACACCCCACCTGGAACGTCCTGCCGTCTTCCGTCGCGCGCTGCTGGAGCTGACGGGGTACATCGGGTCTCCGGCATCCCCCGCCCCGCCGACCGAGGCGATCATCCTCAGCTCGTCCGACTGA
- a CDS encoding ABC transporter ATP-binding protein — translation MTIDATAAARALPRTADNHLLAAAGDGTRVELRGIVKDFGATRVLHGVDLDIAPGEFVSLLGPSGCGKTTALRVISGLEDATAGVVAFGGTDVSRTPTNKRDIGMVFQAYSLFPHLRVVDNVAFGLRRRKVDARTSRRRAGEALELVGLDHLADRYPHQLSGGQQQRVALARALVTEPRVLLLDEPLSALDAKVRVQLRDEIRRIQLRLGTTTVFVTHDQEEALAVSDRIAVMDAGRIEQIGSPEELYRRPATPRVAAFIGLSSSVPGVARGGTVTLWGTEVPAQSAVEDGDVDVLLRPEHVLLVGAGSGVGAVVEESTFLGSFRRSLVRTDDGTLVRLQHAAEDRLEFGERVHIAVAPVPVVTTERARPR, via the coding sequence ATGACCATCGACGCCACCGCTGCCGCACGGGCGCTCCCGCGGACCGCGGACAACCACCTGCTGGCCGCCGCCGGCGACGGCACCCGCGTGGAGCTCCGCGGCATCGTGAAGGACTTCGGTGCGACGCGGGTGCTCCACGGGGTCGACCTCGACATCGCCCCGGGAGAGTTCGTGTCGCTGCTGGGTCCGTCCGGATGCGGCAAGACGACGGCGCTCCGAGTGATCTCGGGCCTCGAGGACGCAACGGCCGGCGTCGTGGCGTTCGGCGGCACGGATGTCTCGCGCACGCCCACGAACAAGCGCGACATCGGCATGGTGTTCCAGGCGTACTCGCTCTTCCCGCACCTGCGCGTCGTCGACAACGTCGCGTTCGGACTCCGCCGCCGCAAGGTGGATGCCCGGACCTCGCGTCGTAGGGCCGGCGAAGCCCTCGAGCTCGTCGGTCTGGACCACCTCGCTGACCGCTACCCGCACCAGCTCTCCGGGGGTCAGCAGCAGCGGGTCGCGTTGGCCCGTGCGCTCGTGACCGAGCCCCGGGTCCTGCTCCTGGACGAGCCGCTGTCGGCCCTCGACGCCAAGGTCCGCGTGCAACTGCGCGACGAGATCCGCCGCATCCAGCTGCGCCTGGGGACGACCACCGTCTTCGTCACCCACGACCAGGAGGAGGCCCTCGCGGTCTCGGACCGGATCGCGGTGATGGATGCCGGTCGCATCGAGCAGATCGGCTCGCCCGAGGAGCTCTACCGCCGTCCCGCAACACCCCGCGTCGCCGCGTTCATCGGGCTGTCGAGCTCCGTGCCGGGGGTCGCCCGCGGCGGCACCGTCACGCTCTGGGGCACCGAGGTCCCGGCGCAGTCCGCGGTTGAGGACGGCGACGTCGACGTGCTTCTGCGCCCCGAGCACGTGCTCCTGGTGGGTGCGGGGTCCGGGGTCGGTGCAGTCGTCGAAGAGAGCACGTTCCTCGGCAGCTTCCGCCGCTCCCTCGTGCGCACCGATGACGGAACCCTGGTGCGCCTGCAGCATGCCGCCGAGGACCGTCTCGAGTTCGGGGAGCGGGTCCACATCGCCGTCGCGCCCGTGCCCGTCGTCACGACGGAGCGCGCAAGGCCGCGGTGA
- a CDS encoding Dabb family protein: protein MIRHIVMWKMAADDAETRAAHAAEVARLLEGLVGVVPVIRSLSVGVNVAVPESNADVALVIDLDDLDALDAYQAHPAHQEVAGYIRSVTGGRMAVDVEV, encoded by the coding sequence ATGATCCGCCACATCGTGATGTGGAAGATGGCCGCCGACGACGCCGAGACGCGCGCTGCGCACGCAGCCGAGGTCGCGCGTCTGCTCGAGGGGCTGGTCGGCGTCGTGCCCGTCATCCGCTCCCTCAGCGTGGGCGTCAACGTCGCCGTGCCCGAGAGCAATGCCGACGTCGCTCTCGTGATCGACCTCGACGACCTCGATGCCCTCGACGCCTACCAGGCGCACCCCGCGCACCAGGAGGTCGCTGGGTACATCCGCAGCGTGACCGGCGGCCGGATGGCCGTCGACGTCGAGGTCTGA